From the Clavibacter phaseoli genome, one window contains:
- a CDS encoding SDR family oxidoreductase: MKTTGSTVLITGATSGIGLGLAERLRARGDTVIVAGRRRALLDEIVEAHPGMHALELDVTDPASIAAAAERVTREHPGLDAVVTMAGIMLPEDLRDPAHLEVAESTITTNLLGTIRTAAAFGPWLAAKPDGVLMTVSSGLASVPLPATPTYSATKAAVHSFTQSLRVQWAATPLQVIELVPPAVRTTLMGQQDEESAMPLDEFLDEVMRILEGQPEVEEVLVQRVRFLRDAEAEGRHADVLALLAQRSH; encoded by the coding sequence ATGAAGACCACCGGCAGCACCGTCCTGATCACGGGAGCGACGTCGGGCATCGGCCTCGGCCTCGCCGAGCGCCTGCGGGCCCGCGGCGACACCGTCATCGTCGCCGGCCGCCGACGCGCGCTGCTCGACGAGATCGTCGAGGCGCACCCCGGCATGCACGCGCTCGAGCTCGACGTCACGGATCCCGCGTCGATCGCCGCGGCCGCCGAGCGGGTCACCCGCGAGCACCCGGGCCTCGACGCGGTCGTCACGATGGCCGGCATCATGCTCCCCGAGGACCTGCGCGACCCGGCGCACCTCGAGGTCGCGGAGTCGACCATCACGACGAACCTGCTCGGCACCATCCGCACGGCCGCGGCCTTCGGGCCCTGGCTCGCGGCGAAGCCCGACGGCGTGCTCATGACCGTGTCCTCGGGCCTGGCCTCCGTGCCGCTGCCCGCGACGCCGACCTACTCGGCGACGAAGGCCGCCGTGCACTCGTTCACGCAGAGCCTGCGCGTGCAGTGGGCCGCCACGCCCCTCCAGGTGATCGAGCTGGTCCCGCCGGCCGTGCGCACGACGCTCATGGGCCAGCAGGACGAGGAGTCGGCGATGCCGTTGGACGAGTTCCTCGACGAGGTGATGCGGATCCTCGAGGGGCAGCCCGAGGTGGAGGAGGTGCTGGTGCAGCGCGTGCGGTTCCTCCGCGACGCCGAGGCCGAGGGGCGCCACGCGGACGTCCTCGCGCTGCTCGCGCAGCGGAGCCACTGA
- a CDS encoding 3-hydroxyacyl-CoA dehydrogenase family protein, translated as MTARSIAIVGSGYMGGGIAQVLALAGHRVLIADISEEIAVANHARLIAEAERFVADGLFPADAVERIRANVAPAASIEEAVADADFIEEAVPEKIEIKHATLARICAAARPDAVIGSNTSTILIGSLAEAVTHPERFLGVHFSNPAPFIPGVELIPHATTDESAVAMAEAIVAETGKETARVTDSTGFVLNRLQYALFHEATQIVEEGIATPEDIDTIVRTTFGFRLPVFGPFAIADMAGLDVYAFCYASLQTRWPERFATPASLQEHVDAGEYGTKTGSGYLDVPAERTEALVAYRNKAYVAIKQLMDELGPAPIG; from the coding sequence ATGACCGCACGCAGCATCGCCATCGTCGGGTCCGGGTACATGGGCGGCGGGATCGCGCAGGTCCTCGCGCTCGCCGGGCACCGGGTGCTCATCGCCGACATCTCCGAGGAGATCGCCGTCGCGAACCACGCGCGCCTCATCGCGGAGGCCGAGCGGTTCGTCGCCGACGGGCTGTTCCCCGCCGACGCCGTGGAGCGGATCCGCGCGAACGTCGCCCCGGCCGCGTCCATCGAGGAGGCGGTCGCCGACGCCGACTTCATCGAGGAGGCCGTCCCCGAGAAGATCGAGATCAAGCACGCCACGCTGGCCCGCATCTGCGCCGCGGCCCGGCCGGACGCGGTCATCGGATCCAACACCTCCACCATCCTCATCGGCTCGCTCGCGGAGGCGGTCACCCACCCGGAGCGCTTCCTGGGCGTGCACTTCTCGAACCCGGCGCCCTTCATCCCGGGCGTCGAGCTGATCCCGCACGCGACGACCGACGAGAGCGCCGTCGCGATGGCCGAGGCCATCGTGGCGGAGACCGGCAAGGAGACCGCGCGCGTCACCGACTCGACGGGCTTCGTGCTCAACCGCCTGCAGTACGCGCTCTTCCACGAGGCGACGCAGATCGTCGAGGAGGGCATCGCGACCCCCGAGGACATCGACACGATCGTCCGCACGACCTTCGGCTTCCGCCTGCCGGTGTTCGGCCCGTTCGCGATCGCCGACATGGCCGGCCTCGACGTCTACGCGTTCTGCTACGCGTCGCTCCAGACCCGCTGGCCCGAGCGCTTCGCGACCCCGGCGTCGCTCCAGGAGCACGTCGACGCGGGCGAGTACGGCACGAAGACCGGATCCGGCTACCTCGACGTGCCCGCCGAGCGCACCGAGGCGCTCGTCGCGTACCGCAACAAGGCGTACGTGGCGATCAAGCAGCTGATGGACGAGCTGGGGCCGGCGCCGATCGGGTAG
- a CDS encoding sugar phosphate isomerase/epimerase family protein, protein MPDTPATTPEPAFRAADWPIATCLHSFATVGRDGTALHDADAAVWDRMFADIAREGFTLAELADSHVRPADLEPSRRDELVSVARAHGVGIPSVHLQRQSVIMPGHEEKNLAYAHRTIDAIAEMGMEVFSTGLHQPFSDAQRKALWFWTAEGPKDPDDPEVWDAAVTRLRELGRHAAQLGLRMALEMYEDTYLGTADSAVRLVEEIGLDNVGLNPDVANLIRLHRPVESWRELYAKTLPYANYWHVKNYMRDEAADGSWATSVPTTMKAGLIDYRQVIRDGVELGFDGIILTEQYGGDSLGVCAENRDYIRTLLPQTRDAQGEAS, encoded by the coding sequence ATGCCGGACACACCCGCGACGACACCCGAGCCGGCGTTCCGCGCCGCGGACTGGCCCATCGCCACCTGCCTGCACTCCTTCGCCACCGTGGGCCGCGACGGCACCGCCCTCCACGACGCGGACGCCGCGGTCTGGGATCGCATGTTCGCCGACATCGCGCGCGAGGGCTTCACGCTCGCCGAGCTCGCCGACAGCCACGTCCGCCCCGCCGACCTCGAGCCCTCCCGGCGCGACGAGCTCGTCTCCGTCGCGCGGGCGCACGGCGTCGGCATCCCGTCGGTGCACCTGCAGCGGCAGAGCGTCATCATGCCGGGCCACGAGGAGAAGAACCTCGCCTACGCGCACCGCACCATCGACGCGATCGCCGAGATGGGCATGGAGGTCTTCTCGACCGGACTGCACCAGCCGTTCAGCGACGCGCAGCGGAAGGCCCTGTGGTTCTGGACCGCCGAGGGCCCGAAGGACCCCGACGACCCCGAGGTGTGGGACGCCGCCGTCACGCGCCTCCGCGAGCTCGGCCGGCACGCGGCGCAGCTGGGCCTCCGCATGGCGCTGGAGATGTACGAGGACACGTACCTCGGCACCGCCGACAGCGCGGTGCGGCTCGTGGAGGAGATCGGCCTCGACAACGTGGGGCTCAACCCCGACGTCGCGAACCTCATCCGCCTGCACCGCCCGGTCGAGAGCTGGCGCGAGCTGTACGCGAAGACGCTGCCGTACGCCAACTACTGGCACGTGAAGAACTACATGCGCGACGAGGCGGCCGACGGCAGCTGGGCGACCAGCGTGCCCACGACCATGAAGGCCGGCCTCATCGACTACCGGCAGGTGATCCGCGACGGGGTCGAGCTCGGCTTCGACGGGATCATCCTCACCGAGCAGTACGGCGGCGACAGCCTCGGCGTCTGCGCGGAGAACCGCGACTACATCCGCACGCTGCTGCCGCAGACGCGCGACGCACAGGGAGAGGCATCATGA
- the iolD gene encoding 3D-(3,5/4)-trihydroxycyclohexane-1,2-dione acylhydrolase (decyclizing), translating to MTEPTVRMTVSQALVAFLANQWTVDGDHRERTIPGVFGIFGHGNVAGIGQALMQANAQDPDLMPYHQARNEQAMVHQSVGFARMHRRLATYASAASVGPGAANMLTGAALATANRLPALLLPSDTFATRVADPVLQQLEHPHDTGISVNDAFRPLSRFFDRVQRPEQLYSIALAAMRVLTDPAETGAVTIALPEDVQAEALDVPLAFLAPREWHLRRPLPERGPLARAVQAIRDARTPLVVAGGGVIYSAAEEALLRFAAATGIPVGTTQAGGGSLAWDHPQHVGGIGATGSTAANRLAAEADVVIGIGTRYSDFTTASRTAFQRPDVTFVNVNVAAFDAYKHGTQLPVVADARETLEALIEALAGTRVDAAYADRIAREKREWDAAVDRALAPMGGALPGQPEIIGAVQAASDPRDVVVQAAGSLPGDLHKLWRVRDALGYHVEYAFSCMGYEIPGGLGVKRGAEAYGDDRDVIVMVGDGSYLMLHTELVTAVAEGIKIIVVVIQNHGYASIGHLSETVGTERFGTRYRQLDPATRAFEGREPLPVDLAANARSYGVDVIEVAPGPGATTALGEAVRRAKASDRTTVIHVESDPLVYGPDGEGWWDVPVPGVSEMPSTQAAHAEYVERKRAQRPLLG from the coding sequence ATGACCGAGCCCACCGTCCGCATGACCGTCAGCCAGGCGCTCGTCGCGTTCCTCGCCAACCAGTGGACGGTCGACGGCGACCACCGCGAGCGCACCATCCCCGGCGTCTTCGGGATCTTCGGCCACGGCAACGTGGCCGGCATCGGCCAGGCGCTCATGCAGGCGAACGCGCAGGATCCCGACCTCATGCCGTACCACCAGGCCCGCAACGAGCAGGCGATGGTGCACCAGTCCGTCGGCTTCGCGCGCATGCACCGGCGCCTCGCGACCTACGCGAGCGCCGCGTCGGTCGGGCCCGGCGCCGCGAACATGCTCACGGGCGCGGCCCTCGCGACGGCCAACCGGCTGCCGGCGCTGCTCCTGCCGAGCGACACGTTCGCGACCCGGGTGGCGGATCCGGTGCTGCAGCAGCTCGAGCACCCGCACGACACCGGCATCTCGGTGAACGACGCGTTCCGCCCGCTCTCGCGCTTCTTCGACCGCGTGCAGCGGCCCGAGCAGCTCTACTCGATCGCGCTCGCGGCCATGCGCGTGCTCACCGATCCGGCCGAGACGGGCGCCGTGACCATCGCGCTGCCCGAGGACGTGCAGGCGGAGGCGCTCGACGTGCCGCTCGCGTTCCTCGCGCCGCGCGAGTGGCACCTGCGCCGTCCGCTGCCGGAGCGCGGGCCGCTCGCCCGCGCGGTCCAGGCGATCCGCGACGCGCGCACGCCGCTCGTCGTCGCGGGCGGCGGCGTCATCTACTCCGCGGCGGAGGAGGCGCTGCTGCGCTTCGCCGCGGCCACCGGGATCCCGGTCGGCACCACGCAGGCCGGCGGCGGATCCCTGGCCTGGGACCACCCGCAGCACGTCGGCGGCATCGGCGCGACCGGATCCACCGCCGCGAACCGCCTGGCCGCCGAGGCCGACGTCGTGATCGGCATCGGCACGCGCTACTCCGACTTCACCACCGCGAGCCGCACGGCCTTCCAGCGCCCTGACGTGACCTTCGTGAACGTCAACGTCGCGGCCTTCGACGCGTACAAGCACGGCACGCAGCTGCCCGTGGTCGCCGACGCGCGCGAGACCCTGGAGGCGCTCATCGAGGCGCTCGCCGGCACGCGCGTCGACGCCGCCTACGCCGACCGCATCGCCCGCGAGAAGCGCGAGTGGGACGCCGCCGTCGACCGCGCCCTCGCCCCCATGGGCGGCGCGCTGCCCGGGCAGCCCGAGATCATCGGCGCCGTGCAGGCCGCGAGCGACCCGCGCGACGTCGTCGTGCAGGCGGCCGGATCCCTGCCGGGCGACCTCCACAAGCTCTGGCGCGTGCGCGACGCGCTCGGCTACCACGTCGAGTACGCCTTCTCGTGCATGGGCTACGAGATCCCCGGCGGGCTGGGCGTGAAGCGCGGCGCGGAGGCGTACGGCGACGACCGCGACGTGATCGTCATGGTCGGCGACGGCTCCTACCTCATGCTGCACACCGAGCTCGTGACGGCGGTGGCCGAGGGGATCAAGATCATCGTCGTGGTGATCCAGAACCACGGCTACGCGTCCATCGGCCACCTCTCCGAGACCGTCGGCACCGAGCGCTTCGGCACCCGCTACCGCCAGCTCGACCCGGCGACGCGGGCCTTCGAGGGCCGCGAGCCGCTGCCCGTGGACCTCGCGGCGAACGCGCGCAGCTACGGCGTGGACGTGATCGAGGTCGCCCCCGGCCCCGGCGCGACGACCGCGCTCGGCGAGGCGGTGCGGCGCGCGAAGGCCTCCGACCGCACCACCGTGATCCACGTCGAGTCCGACCCGCTCGTCTACGGCCCCGACGGCGAGGGCTGGTGGGACGTGCCCGTCCCCGGCGTCTCCGAGATGCCGTCGACGCAGGCGGCGCACGCGGAGTACGTGGAGCGCAAGAGGGCGCAGCGGCCGCTGCTCGGCTGA